Proteins encoded within one genomic window of Flavobacterium gilvum:
- a CDS encoding THC0290_0291 family protein produces the protein MTKLKIVAILLLIILPHCSFAQPKVTNDIGIIAGVSEMRSDYGQRGETKSNINNMGFGIALVHYAGFSYFDNLNEYFKEHFKVRSELSYSKTKMQHYGEWVGKTSLTSKQLQAMRGSTQLFNVGCQLEYSLKNLHDFEREIGSFAPYVSIGPQFSYYDAKAWSTMGEIGTSLTTPLKYLIPSNGHPNGYSNESKTVFSATLNIGTRYKLTPLTDLVLDIRAQFFTSDWVDGLNPKKDLFKENKNNDWLTFIGLGYVIYLDN, from the coding sequence ATGACCAAACTTAAAATAGTAGCTATATTGCTACTTATAATTTTACCCCATTGTTCTTTTGCGCAACCTAAGGTTACAAATGATATTGGTATTATAGCAGGAGTATCAGAAATGAGATCCGACTATGGACAGCGAGGCGAAACCAAAAGTAACATTAATAATATGGGGTTTGGAATTGCGCTTGTTCACTATGCAGGTTTTTCCTATTTTGATAATTTGAATGAATATTTTAAAGAGCATTTCAAAGTGAGGTCTGAGCTATCCTATAGCAAAACCAAGATGCAACACTATGGAGAATGGGTTGGAAAAACCAGTTTGACCTCAAAACAACTCCAGGCAATGAGAGGATCAACCCAATTATTTAACGTAGGTTGTCAGCTTGAATACAGCCTTAAAAACCTACATGACTTTGAAAGAGAAATAGGTAGTTTTGCCCCTTATGTTTCTATTGGTCCCCAATTTAGTTATTATGATGCCAAAGCTTGGTCAACCATGGGAGAAATTGGAACTTCACTTACTACTCCTCTCAAATACTTGATTCCATCGAATGGGCATCCTAACGGATATTCCAATGAAAGCAAAACCGTATTTTCGGCGACATTGAATATTGGAACTCGATATAAATTAACACCATTGACCGATCTTGTTTTGGATATTAGGGCACAATTTTTTACCTCAGATTGGGTTGATGGTCTTAACCCCAAGAAAGATTTATTCAAAGAAAACAAGAATAATGACTGGCTTACTTTTATTGGACTAGGTTATGTTATTTATT